The DNA segment ATCGTCGAGCTGTACTCGAAGTAAGCACCCCGCGGGAGGGGCCGCCTCAGGGAGGGGGCGCCCGGGGCCCGAGAGCCTTACCTTCCGAAAAGATATATCAGGGCACAGGAGGCCTTATGGATCTGAAGAAAAGAGGGTTTCAGATACCGGAGAAGATGCGGTTCGAGGAGGAAACCCTCACCGACACGTACGGAAAACTTGTCGCCGAACCCCTGGAGCGCGGCATGGGCATCACCCTGGGCAACGCCCTGAGGCGGACCCTCCTGAGCTCCATCGAGGGGGCGGCCGTCACCGGGGTGAAGATCGCCGGGGCGGTCCATGAGTTCACCACCATCGAGGGAATCAAGGAAGATGCCGTGGACATCATCCTTAACATAAAGAGCCTCAAGTTCAGCATGGACGGCGGCGGGCCCAAGACCGCCGTGGTGAAGGCCAAGGGGCCCGGGGAAGTGCGGGGCGCCGACCTGCAGGTGGACGCCTCCGTGAGGGTCCTGAACCCCGAGCAGGTCATCGCCACCCTGGACGAGGGGACGGAGTTCGAGAGCGAGCTGTACATCGAAAAGGGCAAGGGATACATCCCCTCGGAGCTCAACGAGGAGGAAGGCCTGTCCGTCGACGTCCTGGCCGTGGACAGCTCCTTCAGTCCCGTCACCAAGGTGAACTTCACCGTGGAGAACGCCCGCGTGGGGCGGGCCACGGACTATGACCGCCTCATCCTGGAGGTCTGGACCAACGGGGGCATCTCGCCCGCCGGGGCCGTCTCCCAGGCGTCGGCCATCCTGAGGGAGTACCTCTCCTTCTTCGTCTTCGAGAGGGAGGAGG comes from the Nitrospirota bacterium genome and includes:
- a CDS encoding DNA-directed RNA polymerase subunit alpha; its protein translation is MDLKKRGFQIPEKMRFEEETLTDTYGKLVAEPLERGMGITLGNALRRTLLSSIEGAAVTGVKIAGAVHEFTTIEGIKEDAVDIILNIKSLKFSMDGGGPKTAVVKAKGPGEVRGADLQVDASVRVLNPEQVIATLDEGTEFESELYIEKGKGYIPSELNEEEGLSVDVLAVDSSFSPVTKVNFTVENARVGRATDYDRLILEVWTNGGISPAGAVSQASAILREYLSFFVFEREEEAGEYDKGGAEEGQEPVFNENLLKSVDELELSVRAHNCLKNANIKTIADLVQRTEYDMLRTKNFGRKSLNEIKEILHAMGLNFGMKVDQEALKKLKEARGEA